From a region of the Luteitalea sp. genome:
- a CDS encoding DUF2637 domain-containing protein: MTGDIPARERVLVGIAVLAFVVSSVALFEYASSIPGYSGVSALALPFLLEGLTLALGSIAVARHDRGDRAGLAGAGFGGGVTLATVINYAHAIPNIVPADLAHAAQALPWILPPLSMTVAYKVVVQERRVRRQTAEAQAARQARRQTTRHDT; the protein is encoded by the coding sequence ATGACAGGTGACATCCCGGCGCGGGAGCGGGTGCTGGTCGGCATCGCCGTCCTGGCGTTTGTCGTGTCGTCTGTCGCCCTTTTCGAGTACGCGTCAAGCATCCCCGGCTACTCGGGTGTGTCGGCGTTGGCGCTGCCGTTCCTGCTCGAGGGGCTGACGTTGGCGCTCGGCAGCATCGCGGTGGCGCGTCACGACAGGGGCGACAGGGCGGGGCTGGCGGGGGCTGGGTTCGGTGGGGGAGTGACGTTGGCGACGGTCATCAACTACGCGCACGCCATCCCCAACATCGTCCCCGCTGACCTGGCGCACGCGGCGCAGGCGCTGCCGTGGATCCTGCCGCCGCTGAGCATGACCGTCGCATACAAGGTCGTCGTGCAGGAGCGCCGCGTCAGAAGGCAGACTGCCGAGGCGCAGGCGGCACGTCAGGCCCGCCGCCAGACGACACGACACGACACG